One stretch of Enterobacter sp. RHBSTW-00994 DNA includes these proteins:
- the mgrA gene encoding L-glyceraldehyde 3-phosphate reductase, producing the protein MVFQPDKNRYQTMQYRRCGQSGLKLPAISLGLWHNFGDATLIENSRQLLQRAFDLGITHFDLANNYGPPPGSAECNFGRIFQEDFQPWRDELIISTKAGYTMWDGPYGDWGSRKYLISSLDQSLKRLGLEYVDIFYHHRPDPETPLQETMKALDHVVRQGKALYVGLSNYPAELTRQAIEILDDLGTPCLIHQPKYSMFERAPEKGLLGVLQDKGVGCIPFSPLAGGQLTNRYLNGIPADSRAASGSKFLNPDQITEEKLAKVRRLNELAEHRGQKLSQMALAWILRHDTVTSVLIGASKTAQIDDAVGMLENRHLSEEELAAIETILTCTE; encoded by the coding sequence ATGGTTTTTCAGCCTGACAAAAATCGTTATCAGACAATGCAATATCGCCGTTGCGGACAGAGCGGTCTCAAATTACCCGCCATTTCTCTCGGGCTTTGGCACAACTTTGGCGATGCCACGCTAATTGAGAATAGCCGCCAGCTTTTACAACGCGCCTTCGACCTGGGGATAACCCATTTTGATCTCGCCAATAACTATGGCCCACCTCCTGGCTCAGCAGAATGTAACTTCGGACGTATTTTCCAGGAGGATTTTCAACCCTGGCGCGATGAGTTGATTATCTCAACCAAAGCGGGTTACACCATGTGGGATGGCCCTTACGGTGACTGGGGTTCACGTAAATACCTCATCTCCAGCCTGGATCAGAGCCTGAAGCGTTTAGGGCTGGAGTATGTCGATATCTTCTATCACCATCGCCCTGATCCGGAAACGCCGCTGCAAGAGACAATGAAAGCGCTAGACCATGTGGTACGCCAGGGGAAAGCGCTCTATGTCGGACTCTCTAATTACCCTGCGGAACTGACACGCCAGGCGATAGAGATACTTGACGATCTTGGAACGCCCTGCCTTATCCATCAGCCCAAATATTCCATGTTTGAACGTGCCCCCGAAAAAGGATTACTCGGCGTCCTGCAGGATAAGGGCGTGGGGTGTATCCCCTTCTCTCCACTGGCGGGAGGCCAACTGACCAACCGTTATCTGAACGGCATTCCGGCGGATTCACGTGCGGCCAGCGGCAGCAAATTTCTTAATCCTGACCAAATTACGGAAGAAAAACTGGCAAAAGTTCGCCGACTCAATGAACTGGCCGAACATCGTGGTCAAAAATTATCGCAAATGGCGCTGGCATGGATTTTACGCCACGATACCGTGACCTCTGTGCTGATTGGGGCTAGTAAGACTGCGCAAATTGATGATGCGGTTGGCATGCTCGAAAATCGTCACCTTTCTGAAGAAGAACTCGCTGCCATTGAAACGATTTTGACCTGTACAGAATAA
- the ypeC gene encoding DUF2502 domain-containing protein YpeC: MFRSLILAAVLLAAAPLVANAGEITLLPSVKLQIGDRDNYGNYWDGGGWRDRDYWHRNYEWRKNRWWRHDNGRHRGWDDRRAYERGYREGWSDRDDRRGDWGRGRGHGHGHH, from the coding sequence ATGTTCAGGTCACTGATTCTGGCTGCAGTATTACTGGCTGCAGCGCCGCTGGTTGCTAATGCAGGCGAGATCACCCTGTTGCCATCCGTAAAATTACAAATTGGCGATCGTGATAATTACGGTAACTACTGGGACGGTGGCGGTTGGCGCGACCGTGATTACTGGCATCGTAATTATGAATGGCGTAAAAACCGCTGGTGGAGGCATGATAATGGCCGTCATCGCGGCTGGGACGATCGCAGAGCCTATGAGCGAGGTTATCGTGAAGGCTGGAGCGATCGCGATGACCGTCGTGGTGATTGGGGTCGCGGGCGTGGTCATGGTCACGGCCACCACTGA